A genomic region of Yoonia rosea contains the following coding sequences:
- a CDS encoding YrbL family protein, producing MHHVIKLSDSDYIASGGERDVYQHPSDPTKLLKVLRDITNQPMRFTFRDISTWLLPDARLRLIRKEYDEYLRIRLRYPEPQIRLPITHLYGLAPTNRGLACVAERVSGAQGEVGETMKTLLQQGRFEEEELRLFNTLVAQCFALGIRAGDLKPHNLVFGYREAGYECVLVDGFGDVHALPVRSIGRWANALGLHDSFKILAKRTGLIWDRKNRSFQRAAGE from the coding sequence ATGCATCATGTAATCAAACTGAGCGATAGCGACTACATCGCAAGTGGCGGTGAGCGTGATGTCTATCAGCATCCTTCCGATCCCACGAAACTTCTCAAAGTGCTGCGTGACATCACAAACCAACCTATGCGGTTTACGTTCCGCGACATCTCGACCTGGCTCTTGCCCGATGCCCGCCTGCGCCTGATCCGCAAAGAGTACGATGAATACCTGCGCATCCGTTTGCGCTACCCTGAACCACAAATACGCCTGCCGATTACCCATCTCTATGGCCTGGCACCGACAAACCGCGGTTTGGCCTGCGTCGCAGAGCGCGTCTCAGGCGCACAAGGCGAGGTGGGTGAGACTATGAAGACGTTGCTACAGCAAGGCCGGTTCGAAGAAGAAGAGCTTCGTCTTTTCAATACGCTTGTGGCCCAGTGCTTTGCACTCGGCATCCGCGCCGGTGATCTTAAACCTCATAACCTTGTCTTCGGCTATCGCGAGGCGGGATATGAATGTGTGTTGGTCGACGGGTTCGGTGACGTGCACGCTCTGCCCGTCCGGTCGATAGGGCGCTGGGCAAACGCATTGGGGCTTCATGACAGCTTCAAGATATTGGCCAAGCGGACCGGTTTGATATGGGATCGCAAAAACCGCAGTTTCCAACGCGCCGCAGGTGAATGA
- the bluB gene encoding 5,6-dimethylbenzimidazole synthase has product MELTQAHRDALQDILLWRRDVRHFLSDPVPQEVLERLRKAMDFAPSVGNARPWRVLHVKSPDLRADVIRNFETANAQAAAAYKDDQRAAYNRLKLAGLREAPVHLAIFTETDPDAGHGLGRQTMPEMLSYSTVAAIHTLWLAARAENLGVGWVSILDPQAVAHSLHAPDNWDLTAYLCLGKAASDDDTPLLHRNAWQTNAETIWQDI; this is encoded by the coding sequence ATGGAGCTGACGCAGGCCCATCGGGACGCCTTGCAGGATATCCTGCTGTGGCGGCGTGATGTCAGGCACTTTCTATCCGATCCGGTCCCGCAAGAGGTGCTGGAGCGCTTGCGCAAGGCGATGGATTTTGCGCCTTCGGTCGGAAATGCGCGGCCTTGGCGGGTACTCCACGTGAAATCACCCGATTTGCGCGCGGACGTGATCCGCAATTTCGAGACCGCGAATGCACAGGCCGCCGCAGCCTACAAGGACGATCAGCGGGCCGCCTATAACCGGCTCAAACTCGCAGGGCTCCGCGAAGCGCCGGTCCATCTTGCCATCTTTACCGAAACAGACCCTGATGCAGGGCACGGTCTGGGGCGCCAGACAATGCCGGAAATGCTCAGCTATTCGACCGTCGCCGCCATCCACACCCTTTGGCTTGCTGCCCGCGCAGAAAACCTTGGCGTCGGCTGGGTTTCAATCCTTGATCCGCAGGCTGTGGCGCATAGCCTGCATGCGCCCGACAACTGGGATCTGACGGCCTATCTTTGCCTCGGGAAAGCCGCCTCGGACGATGACACACCGCTGTTGCATCGCAACGCGTGGCAAACCAACGCAGAAACCATCTGGCAGGATATCTAG
- a CDS encoding NADPH-dependent FMN reductase: MTKLLGISGSLRKASTNTLLIRNAAEIFGADEFTLADIDFPLYNGDLEEAEGVPAKVQTLSDQIAAADAVIISTPEYNKAISGSLKNALDWVSRTKGAPWDGKPVAIMSAAAGRAGGERAQFSLRLAMMAFRPDILQGPEVLVANSSKEFDENGKLTGEVYIKLLTELMDALKARI; this comes from the coding sequence ATGACCAAACTTCTTGGTATCTCCGGCTCACTGCGCAAAGCATCGACCAACACCCTTCTGATCCGCAACGCAGCCGAGATTTTCGGCGCCGATGAATTCACGTTGGCCGACATTGATTTCCCGCTTTACAACGGCGATCTGGAAGAGGCGGAAGGGGTACCTGCGAAAGTACAAACCCTGTCCGACCAGATAGCAGCGGCGGATGCTGTCATCATCTCAACACCCGAATATAACAAGGCAATTTCGGGATCCCTGAAGAACGCGCTTGACTGGGTCAGCCGCACGAAAGGCGCACCTTGGGACGGCAAGCCGGTGGCGATTATGTCTGCGGCGGCGGGCCGTGCAGGGGGCGAACGAGCACAGTTTTCCCTGCGTCTGGCCATGATGGCGTTCCGGCCTGATATCCTGCAGGGACCGGAGGTACTGGTCGCGAATTCCAGCAAGGAATTCGATGAGAACGGCAAGTTGACCGGCGAGGTCTACATCAAGCTGCTGACCGAATTGATGGATGCGCTCAAGGCCCGTATCTAG
- a CDS encoding thiamine pyrophosphate-binding protein produces MVRHGGKILSDQLVKLGVARVFSVPGESFLAALDGLYDSGIPNIVCRQEGGAAMMAEAYGKMTGKPGVCFVTRGPGATNASAGIHIAMQDSTPMVMFVGQIDNRQTDRETFQEVDYKALFGGLAKWVAQVNDTDRLPEYIGRAFRVALSGRPGPVVLALPENMLSASADVPDLHIPAVIANPLPDSTAQTILHALAQAERPLVVVGGPHWSAQAQADLQAFAERQNIPVAAGFRRQDYMDNHHANYAGDLNVGINPKLAQRVRDADTLILLGTRFGDIETQGYTLVDPAKPAKRIVHVHADADELGRVYTPDIAINATAPAVLRQLANAEHAGDWSSWSSAARADYDHWLTPQESPGALKQEAVIKWLSEHLADDAIITNGAGNYAAWLHRYFVYKQYGTQLAPTSGSMGYGFPAAISASLAHPDRTVVCLAGDGCFQMTCNEMSTAVQHGAKPIVVVMNNGRYGTIRMHQEKTYPGRVSGTALANPDFAALARAYGGHGEKVTRSEDFAAAFARAQAAGTVAIIECQVDEEALTTGSTLSAVRKAAQKV; encoded by the coding sequence ATGGTCCGGCACGGCGGAAAAATACTGAGCGATCAACTGGTTAAACTCGGGGTGGCGCGCGTCTTTTCGGTGCCGGGCGAAAGCTTTCTCGCGGCCCTCGACGGCCTTTATGACAGCGGTATTCCCAACATCGTCTGCCGTCAGGAAGGTGGTGCTGCCATGATGGCCGAGGCCTACGGCAAAATGACCGGCAAGCCCGGGGTTTGTTTTGTCACCCGCGGGCCGGGGGCGACCAATGCCTCTGCTGGCATCCATATCGCGATGCAGGACAGCACGCCGATGGTGATGTTTGTAGGCCAGATCGACAATAGACAGACGGATCGTGAGACATTTCAAGAGGTTGATTATAAGGCTCTTTTTGGTGGTCTGGCGAAATGGGTCGCACAGGTGAACGACACCGACCGCCTGCCGGAATATATCGGCCGCGCGTTTCGCGTAGCTCTGTCGGGCCGCCCCGGTCCTGTGGTGTTGGCCCTGCCGGAGAACATGCTCAGCGCCAGCGCCGATGTGCCGGATCTACATATTCCCGCCGTGATCGCGAATCCGCTGCCTGATAGTACAGCCCAAACGATCCTGCATGCTTTGGCACAGGCCGAACGCCCGCTGGTCGTCGTTGGTGGCCCGCACTGGTCTGCACAGGCCCAAGCCGATTTGCAGGCCTTCGCCGAGCGCCAGAATATCCCGGTCGCAGCAGGCTTCCGGCGTCAGGATTATATGGATAACCATCACGCCAACTATGCGGGTGATCTGAACGTCGGTATCAATCCGAAACTTGCACAGCGTGTGCGCGATGCGGATACGCTGATCCTGCTTGGAACGCGGTTTGGCGATATTGAAACGCAAGGCTACACGCTGGTTGATCCTGCCAAGCCTGCCAAGCGGATCGTGCATGTTCATGCAGACGCGGATGAACTGGGGCGGGTTTACACCCCTGACATTGCAATCAACGCCACTGCGCCTGCGGTGCTGCGCCAGTTGGCAAATGCCGAACATGCGGGCGATTGGTCGAGCTGGAGCAGCGCTGCGCGGGCTGACTATGACCACTGGCTGACCCCGCAGGAAAGCCCCGGCGCGCTGAAGCAAGAGGCGGTGATCAAATGGTTGTCCGAGCATCTAGCCGATGATGCGATCATTACAAACGGGGCAGGGAACTATGCCGCTTGGCTGCATCGTTACTTCGTTTACAAGCAATACGGCACACAGCTTGCCCCGACCTCTGGGTCGATGGGGTACGGGTTTCCGGCGGCGATTTCTGCGTCTTTGGCACATCCGGATCGCACTGTCGTTTGCCTTGCGGGGGACGGCTGTTTCCAGATGACCTGCAACGAGATGTCGACCGCTGTTCAGCATGGCGCAAAGCCGATTGTCGTGGTGATGAATAACGGCCGCTATGGCACGATCCGCATGCATCAGGAAAAGACCTATCCGGGGCGTGTGTCAGGAACTGCACTTGCCAACCCTGATTTTGCCGCACTCGCGCGCGCCTATGGCGGGCACGGTGAGAAGGTCACGCGGTCCGAGGATTTTGCCGCAGCCTTTGCGCGCGCCCAAGCCGCAGGTACCGTGGCTATCATTGAGTGTCAGGTCGATGAGGAGGCGCTGACAACGGGTTCTACGCTGAGCGCTGTCAGGAAGGCTGCGCAGAAGGTCTAG
- a CDS encoding Lin0512 family protein — protein sequence MPKHRVLTEFGMGTSLRRQDYTQAARRGLQDALWHNSINMAELFGFPKEAMLIDVEIGVQEPDQVDTASLLDIFPYGQPTITVHHGGLDVPRPDGKPTVIANVAINVSFEMERT from the coding sequence ATGCCCAAACATCGCGTCCTGACTGAATTCGGCATGGGCACCAGCCTGCGCCGCCAAGACTATACCCAAGCTGCGCGCCGTGGACTGCAGGACGCGCTGTGGCACAACTCGATCAACATGGCCGAGCTTTTTGGGTTTCCCAAAGAAGCGATGCTCATCGATGTAGAGATTGGCGTGCAAGAACCCGATCAAGTTGACACCGCAAGCCTGCTGGACATCTTCCCCTACGGCCAGCCCACGATCACCGTCCACCACGGTGGCCTTGATGTCCCCCGTCCAGACGGCAAGCCGACGGTCATTGCCAATGTCGCCATCAATGTCTCATTCGAAATGGAGCGGACCTAA
- a CDS encoding phytanoyl-CoA dioxygenase family protein produces MTRSLASEFESSGRVWLRNAISEEDLTLFDNAITASTKAGQRLDLSKWLNAALSEESSVLRAVRRLSPDAMPVRIVAFNKSESANWGVPWHQDRVIAVAEKAEIAGYNNWTNKSGTWHCEPPQSILDEMLFVRIHLDVNDQLNGAMEIALGSHSSGFVPSANAENVANTFPLETCVAERGDVLILKMLTLHSSKPAKVQSGRRVFRIDFSPSRLPPPLSWSVQSSES; encoded by the coding sequence ATGACGCGATCACTCGCTAGTGAGTTTGAAAGTAGCGGAAGAGTTTGGCTCAGAAATGCGATTTCGGAAGAGGATCTAACGCTCTTTGACAACGCGATCACAGCATCCACCAAAGCAGGGCAAAGGCTTGATCTCTCAAAGTGGTTGAATGCCGCTCTTTCAGAGGAAAGTTCGGTGCTGCGTGCTGTGCGACGTCTCTCTCCCGATGCTATGCCTGTACGGATTGTGGCTTTCAACAAATCCGAAAGCGCCAACTGGGGCGTCCCGTGGCATCAAGACAGAGTCATTGCAGTTGCCGAGAAAGCAGAGATTGCCGGATACAACAATTGGACCAATAAATCAGGCACTTGGCATTGCGAACCGCCGCAGTCCATCTTGGATGAGATGCTATTTGTTCGCATTCATCTGGACGTTAATGATCAACTCAATGGCGCGATGGAGATCGCTCTCGGAAGCCATTCAAGTGGATTTGTTCCATCTGCCAATGCAGAAAACGTGGCAAACACGTTCCCTCTTGAGACATGCGTGGCCGAACGTGGGGATGTGTTGATACTTAAAATGCTAACGCTGCATTCCTCCAAGCCAGCTAAAGTACAATCTGGACGCAGAGTGTTTCGAATTGATTTTTCTCCGTCCCGACTGCCGCCGCCCTTATCATGGAGCGTTCAATCATCCGAAAGCTGA
- a CDS encoding sugar ABC transporter ATP-binding protein — MKHPIGLSIRNGTKVYPGTVALSAADFDLHMGAVNVLVGENGAGKSTMMKVISGVEQLTSGEILIDDKPVMFKTTEEASRHGIGIVFQELNLFPNLTVAENIFIAREKTRGRVDIDKAAQREQTRALMERLEQDIDPDDLVGDLRVGQQQIVEIAKSLAHDARILILDEPTSALSAAEVEILFRVIADLKANGVGIVYISHRLEELIRIGDYITVLRDGVITGARSMKGVDVDWIVRNMIGESGKDFAKEIDHPFGDEVFRAEHVSLGSPAGGLLVDDVSLSLKQGEILGVYGLMGAGRSEFLECVIGRHPHARGEMYVNGVPLKEKTVAGRIGRGLALIPEDRKNDGLVEILSIRENMTLSSLKKFTRGLYMSLTRERQTVAEFVKRMTVKIASAEHAVSSLSGGNQQKVVISKALMTDPKVLLMDEPSRGIDIGAKAEVFRVMRKLAADGLGIIFVTSDLDEVMSLSDRILVMSNGRVTGEFNRKEATNGALVEASAIGHATASRNKEHV, encoded by the coding sequence ATGAAACACCCTATCGGTCTTTCCATTCGAAACGGCACCAAGGTCTATCCTGGCACGGTTGCGCTAAGCGCTGCGGATTTTGACCTGCACATGGGTGCAGTCAACGTCCTTGTAGGAGAAAACGGCGCGGGCAAATCAACAATGATGAAGGTCATCTCGGGCGTGGAACAGCTGACCAGCGGAGAAATTCTGATCGACGATAAACCAGTCATGTTCAAAACCACAGAAGAAGCGAGCCGCCATGGTATCGGGATCGTTTTTCAAGAACTAAACCTGTTCCCTAATCTGACGGTTGCCGAGAACATCTTCATCGCCCGTGAAAAAACCCGTGGCCGCGTGGACATCGACAAGGCCGCGCAACGGGAACAGACCCGCGCCTTGATGGAACGTCTTGAGCAGGACATCGACCCTGACGATCTGGTCGGCGATTTGCGGGTCGGTCAGCAACAGATCGTTGAAATCGCAAAATCTTTGGCCCACGACGCCCGTATCCTTATCCTTGATGAGCCAACCTCGGCACTGTCCGCTGCTGAGGTGGAAATCCTGTTTCGCGTCATCGCAGATTTGAAGGCCAACGGCGTTGGCATCGTTTATATTTCGCACCGGCTAGAGGAGTTGATCCGCATCGGGGACTACATCACCGTTCTGCGTGACGGCGTCATTACAGGGGCGCGATCCATGAAAGGCGTCGATGTCGATTGGATCGTGCGCAATATGATCGGTGAAAGCGGCAAGGATTTTGCCAAAGAAATTGATCACCCGTTTGGCGATGAAGTGTTTCGCGCCGAACATGTCTCGCTGGGCAGCCCAGCAGGTGGGCTGTTGGTCGATGATGTTTCACTCTCCCTGAAACAGGGCGAGATTCTTGGGGTGTATGGGCTTATGGGGGCGGGACGTTCCGAGTTCCTCGAATGCGTCATTGGCCGTCACCCGCACGCGCGGGGCGAGATGTACGTAAACGGTGTTCCCCTCAAGGAAAAGACTGTCGCAGGCCGTATTGGCCGCGGTCTCGCGCTTATTCCAGAAGATCGCAAAAACGACGGGCTGGTTGAAATTCTTTCAATCCGCGAGAATATGACGCTGTCCAGCCTCAAGAAATTCACCCGTGGTCTTTACATGAGCCTGACCCGCGAACGTCAAACAGTCGCGGAATTTGTTAAACGCATGACTGTCAAAATCGCCTCGGCAGAACACGCGGTCTCGTCACTGTCAGGAGGGAACCAGCAAAAGGTCGTCATCTCAAAGGCGTTGATGACCGACCCCAAGGTCTTGCTGATGGATGAACCCTCGCGCGGGATCGACATTGGCGCCAAGGCCGAAGTCTTTCGCGTCATGCGCAAGCTTGCCGCCGATGGTCTGGGGATCATTTTCGTGACCTCGGACCTCGACGAAGTCATGTCCCTGTCCGACCGCATCTTGGTGATGTCCAACGGACGGGTCACCGGTGAATTCAACCGAAAAGAAGCAACGAACGGCGCATTGGTCGAGGCATCGGCCATTGGCCATGCCACCGCGAGCCGCAACAAGGAGCACGTCTGA
- a CDS encoding D-ribose ABC transporter substrate-binding protein, with product MKTNRRIFMSGLAGVVTLASAQMGFAQGKGLIAIITPSHDNPFFKAEAVGAEERAIELGYETIVLVHDDDPNKQSELFDTAIARGAVAIILDNAGADATVAAVQRAKDAGIPSFLIDREIKETGIAVSQIVSNNYQGAQLGAEEFVRIMEEEGNYVELVGREADTNAGIRSSGYHDIIDQYPDLVMVAQQSANWSQTEAFEKMESILQANPDIKGVICGNDTMAMGAWAALEAAGRADVIVVGFDGSNDVRDSILAGGIKATVLQPAYRQAQIAVEQADMYIETGSTGLEEKQLMDCVLINADNAADLETFSLSG from the coding sequence ATGAAAACCAACCGTCGTATTTTTATGTCGGGGCTCGCGGGTGTCGTAACGCTCGCCAGTGCACAGATGGGCTTTGCACAGGGCAAAGGCCTTATCGCGATAATAACGCCAAGCCATGACAACCCGTTCTTCAAGGCCGAGGCCGTTGGCGCGGAAGAACGCGCGATTGAGCTGGGCTACGAAACGATTGTTCTTGTTCACGACGATGACCCAAACAAACAATCTGAGCTGTTTGATACAGCGATCGCACGTGGCGCAGTTGCAATTATTCTGGACAACGCTGGTGCAGACGCGACCGTCGCTGCCGTTCAGCGTGCCAAGGACGCGGGCATTCCTTCGTTCCTGATCGACCGCGAAATCAAAGAAACAGGCATTGCCGTCAGCCAGATCGTTTCTAACAACTACCAAGGTGCTCAGTTGGGCGCCGAAGAGTTCGTCCGGATCATGGAAGAAGAAGGTAACTACGTTGAACTGGTTGGTCGTGAAGCCGATACCAACGCCGGCATCCGGTCTTCTGGCTATCACGACATCATCGACCAATATCCTGATCTGGTCATGGTTGCGCAGCAGTCTGCGAACTGGTCCCAAACGGAAGCCTTTGAAAAGATGGAATCGATCCTGCAGGCAAACCCTGACATCAAGGGCGTTATCTGCGGCAATGACACGATGGCAATGGGTGCTTGGGCTGCTTTGGAAGCCGCAGGACGTGCCGATGTGATTGTTGTGGGCTTTGACGGTTCCAACGATGTTCGCGACAGCATTCTTGCTGGTGGCATCAAGGCGACGGTTCTGCAGCCTGCCTATCGTCAGGCGCAGATCGCGGTTGAGCAGGCGGATATGTACATCGAGACTGGTTCCACTGGGCTCGAAGAAAAGCAGCTGATGGATTGCGTTCTGATCAACGCGGACAATGCAGCTGATCTCGAAACATTCTCCCTTAGCGGGTAA
- the cobO gene encoding cob(I)yrinic acid a,c-diamide adenosyltransferase: MTDDTTPQGDERHAMKMAKKKAARDKIMATKTDKKGLVIVHTGKGKGKSSAAFGMIFRCIAHDMKCAVVQFIKGGMSTGERDLILGKFSDTCAFHTMGEGFTWETQDKSRDTEMAQAAWAKAKELILDETNHMVLLDEINIAIRYDYVSAAEVVAFLRDHKPEMTHVVLTGRNAHEDLIELADLVTEMELVKHPFRAGIKAQIGVEY, from the coding sequence ATGACTGATGACACCACGCCGCAAGGCGACGAACGCCACGCGATGAAAATGGCCAAGAAAAAGGCCGCGCGCGATAAGATCATGGCCACCAAGACGGATAAAAAAGGTCTTGTCATCGTCCATACCGGCAAAGGCAAAGGCAAATCCTCGGCCGCCTTCGGCATGATCTTCCGCTGCATCGCACACGACATGAAATGCGCAGTGGTCCAGTTCATCAAGGGCGGCATGTCGACCGGCGAACGTGACCTGATCCTTGGCAAATTCAGCGATACCTGCGCCTTCCATACCATGGGCGAAGGCTTCACTTGGGAAACGCAGGACAAATCCCGCGACACCGAAATGGCGCAGGCGGCATGGGCCAAGGCCAAAGAACTGATCCTGGATGAAACCAACCACATGGTCCTGCTGGACGAGATCAATATCGCGATCCGATATGATTACGTCAGCGCCGCCGAGGTTGTCGCCTTCCTGCGCGACCACAAACCGGAAATGACCCATGTTGTCCTGACCGGTCGCAACGCCCACGAAGACCTGATTGAACTGGCTGATCTGGTAACCGAAATGGAACTGGTCAAACATCCGTTCCGCGCGGGGATCAAAGCGCAGATCGGCGTGGAATACTAA
- a CDS encoding DUF2291 family protein, which yields MRHTILFSAIALSALTATAACKVVKNVDPNDASEAEAALTDEERMAIYAREIWDTDVMPTVTAHLVPLDELRSALAQDVDAAGDAHGLRPEGEANPWNFAISGTGTIIEAKTESRAAKLHLDTDGDREIDVTLQLGPIVRGTTLRDAMPFLLFSDFRDQIEFAKLGNGLNAMAHERLTIPEGDLVGQTVAFEGMFTFRDLNSTLEVVPTAMTVGE from the coding sequence ATGCGTCACACTATTCTGTTTTCCGCCATCGCACTGAGCGCATTAACGGCAACTGCGGCCTGCAAAGTCGTAAAGAACGTTGACCCTAATGATGCAAGCGAAGCCGAAGCCGCGTTGACGGATGAAGAACGCATGGCAATCTATGCCCGCGAAATCTGGGACACCGATGTGATGCCGACAGTCACAGCGCATCTGGTCCCGCTCGATGAATTACGAAGCGCACTCGCGCAAGACGTTGACGCCGCTGGCGACGCGCATGGTTTGCGCCCCGAAGGCGAAGCGAACCCGTGGAACTTTGCGATCTCTGGCACTGGCACGATTATCGAAGCCAAAACCGAAAGCCGTGCGGCCAAGCTCCATCTTGATACCGACGGCGACCGCGAAATCGATGTGACCTTGCAGCTTGGTCCAATCGTTCGCGGCACCACGCTGCGCGATGCGATGCCATTCCTGCTTTTCAGTGATTTCCGCGACCAGATCGAATTTGCTAAGCTTGGCAATGGTCTGAACGCGATGGCCCATGAACGACTGACGATCCCAGAGGGTGATCTTGTCGGCCAAACCGTAGCGTTTGAAGGCATGTTCACCTTCAGAGACCTGAACAGCACGCTTGAGGTGGTCCCCACCGCGATGACCGTCGGGGAGTGA
- a CDS encoding Lin0512 family protein: MEQRIIIEMGMGNDLHGMDYQKAAARAIEDAIRHSTLPIFDSIKLSHNDMRVQVTVAVQEPDKIDPEALTSGLPRGRAHVSVVKGGLNIPNPETGDTAVIATAAVEAFLPSQAGKWVQA, translated from the coding sequence ATGGAGCAGCGCATCATCATCGAAATGGGCATGGGCAACGACCTGCACGGGATGGACTATCAAAAGGCCGCTGCCCGTGCGATCGAAGATGCCATACGTCATTCCACCCTGCCCATTTTCGACAGCATCAAGCTGTCCCACAACGACATGCGGGTGCAGGTCACCGTTGCTGTGCAAGAGCCTGACAAAATCGACCCAGAGGCCCTGACATCCGGCCTGCCGCGTGGACGTGCACATGTCAGCGTTGTCAAAGGCGGGCTGAACATACCCAACCCCGAAACAGGGGACACCGCCGTTATCGCCACAGCGGCGGTCGAGGCCTTTTTACCGTCTCAAGCGGGCAAATGGGTACAAGCCTAG